The Bacteroidota bacterium nucleotide sequence ATGGTTTGACCGATGTGTATCACCAGAATCTCATGGGAAATTCTGCAGAACTCTGCGCTGCAAAATATAAAATCACCCGCGAGCAGCAGGATGCTTTCGCAATTGATTCTTACAAAAAATCGGCTGCTGCGTGGGCGAATGGGAAATTCAAAGATGAAGTGGTTCCCGTTACTGTAAAAACACGCAAAGGAGATGTGGTGGTTTCGGAAGATGAAGAATTTAAAAATGTTTCTTTCGAAAAAATCCCTGCGCTTAAACCTGTTTTTCAGAAAGACGGAACAGTAACTGCAGCAAATGCATCCACGATCAACGACGGCGCCTCTGCACTTGTACTCATGAGTAAAGAAAAAGCTACAGCACTCGGATTGAAACCGCTTGCAAAAATTATTTCTTATGCCGATGCGGAACAGGCGCCCGAATGGTTCACCACCACTCCTGCAAAAGCAATTCCCCGCGCCGTAGAAAAAGCCGGATTGAAAATGAGCGACATTTCTTTTTTCGAGATCAATGAAGCATTTGCCGTTGTTTCTATTGCCAATATGCAACTCATGAATCTCGATCCTTCGAAGGTGAATGTGAATGGCGGTGCAGTTGCGCTTGGCCACCCACTCGGAAATTCAGGTTCAAGAATTATCGTTACGCTGTTGAACGTTTTGAAACAGAATAATGCGAAATACGGTGCAGCGGGAATTTGTAACGGCGGTGGCGGGGCGAGTGCGATTGTTATTGAGAATTTAGTATAGGAAAAAGTTGTCGGCGGCAGTTTTCAGAACTATCCCTTTATTGAAGAACTGAAAACTGACAACTGACAACCGGTAACTGACAACTTCATGTACGGAATAATCCATCTCAGCGTAATCCCCGTTCGTAAAGAACCTTCAGACAGAAGCGAGATGATTACCCAATTGCTTTTCGGTGACACTTTTAAATCGATCGGTGAAAAAGATAACTGGTTGTTTATTCACAGTGATGCCGATGGATATGAAGGATGGATAGACCGGAAACAATCAACAGAAATTTCAGAAGCCGAACACAAAAAAATAATTTCAGCACCCTCATTTGTTTCAAAGGATCTTTTCGGGATCATCACCAATAAAAATTCAGGCGAATCATTTCCAATTCCA carries:
- a CDS encoding thiolase family protein; the encoded protein is MKEVYIISAARTPVGSFGGALTEVSATQLGATAVKAAVERAKINPEDVNEVIMGCVLQGNLGQAPARQAAKFAGLPDHVQCTTVNKVCASGMKAVVIGAQDIMLGDADIVVAGGMENMSATPFYAEKARYGYKYGHGQLVDAIVKDGLTDVYHQNLMGNSAELCAAKYKITREQQDAFAIDSYKKSAAAWANGKFKDEVVPVTVKTRKGDVVVSEDEEFKNVSFEKIPALKPVFQKDGTVTAANASTINDGASALVLMSKEKATALGLKPLAKIISYADAEQAPEWFTTTPAKAIPRAVEKAGLKMSDISFFEINEAFAVVSIANMQLMNLDPSKVNVNGGAVALGHPLGNSGSRIIVTLLNVLKQNNAKYGAAGICNGGGGASAIVIENLV